TGGTCGGTTTTCAGCTTTCCCGTTTTTATTATTCTTTGCGTTTTCAGTATGAAGCACAACGCCGCGCTATGTACGCCATCTGCGGAGGCAGTGGGCGAGTTGAAGTGCTGGTGGCGAATTTTAAGGAAATATAGCAAAATCCAATCAACAATGCTGTGTGAATCGGACTTCCTATTGATCACACGGCATTGTTCTTCAAGGAGTCCGCGATAGCGGAGGTACCCTTGTTGGATTTTGCGGTATTGGGAATAATCCCGATAGCTATCGGGAACATATAGCGTCCTGATATGTCGAGTATCAGAGCCGTGGCGGCGGTCCTGGCAAGAATGTCCCTCATCCTACGGCCAATGTAATCTGGCATAGCGCAGAGCCTGTACTGAGTTTAGCGAAGTGATGATGTCGACTAGCTTTTGGTGGGGTAATTGCGCGAGCAATGCAACAAAAGTACGCCGCAGGCGACCGAGCGGAGCGACCGATGAATTCCTCTGAAAAACAATAGAAATTATATGAATAATTCGACATCATCGTGTTTGTATAAGATTAGTTGCGTTGTTTAAGCACCTAATTTAGCAAATACAAACCGAATAGAAAATCCGCGAGGATTTTCGTAAGTAGGCTTGCACTAGCAATTAATTTTATACGGTGTTGCCCACAGTTTTTATAATTTAGTTCTATTCAGTTCAAATTTAAAAGGCTCCTTTATTAACTGAAATACAGGTATATTCCGCCTTTTGCATTCTAAAACTATCTGCTCTCTGTTTTCTTGTGATATGTTTAAGCCTAAATTGACTTCTTCTATTAAATTATCACTAACAAACACTTTCCTTTCGTCATTAGTCGGTGTGTCTGGATAAAATAATTTTATCAACCGATATTCTTTCTCATACGTCCAATCTTTTGCCTTACTATGAGTTTGCAAAAACATAACTTCTAAACTTTCTTCTTCTGTCAAGGGATTAATTTCTGGAAAGTCATTTCTATAAGTTACTGGACCACCATTATTAAAAAGTCCAGAATTCCGCATTTTTTCTTCATTAAATCCAATACAGAAACCTTGATGATTGTTGCCGTAATGTGACCACATAAGTATGGAATTCCATCTTGCAGTCAATGATAAAATTCCATAGTTTTCATCCATCGCTTTTGATTCCGCAAATTCCTGCATTCTTTGAAATTCAGCGAGATTTGACAGTGATTTTCTCAAATCATTTTTAACTGATTCAACATCTCTATTTTCATCAATCAGGTATTCTCCGTGTTTTTCGCAAAAATTTTCAATAAAAAGTTCGATTTTTTCTTTAGAATCGAGAATCGTAAAGTTTTTATAAATTCTACAATCAAAGGGGTCATTAAAATCTTTTGGTGATGATAAATAGAGTTCGTTTGACAGCAAAATGTTCTTGTGATATGGATTATTCCAATCACGATACTTGTAAATTATTGTTGGATAGTTAATGTTTTTCAAAATTGTGGGCAACAATTGTATGTGTTTACAATTACACATATTTCTATTTTACAAAAACCTAATCTAATGGATTTTCGATTGATTTGAAAGTATTGGTGGCCACATGGGAGTAAATTTCCATCGTCTTGCTCCATCCATGTCCTAAAATCACTTGTATCTGCCTAAAGTCCAACTTATAGTTCCGTAAATGAGTAGTAAAGCCATGGCGAAAGATATGGGCCAAACCGATGTTATAAATCTAATTTCTTTCTAAAACACACACTGTTGTCCACGCCCACATAGGGTGGGTAGTTCGCCGTTACGGTATACCCGTTCTTTTTGTATAAAGCTATGGCCTCGGGCTGGCGCAGTCCCGTTTCCAGTACGCAATATGTAAAGCCTAGTTCCCGAGCCCATGCCTCAAGGGCCTTCAAAATTTTGGAGGCAATGCCCTTGCCCCTCATTTTTGGGTCCACATACATGCGCTTCACCTCTATGCTGTTATCGTCAAATTGTTTAAAGGCCCCACAGCCTAATGCCGTGCCATTCAAGGAGTAGACAATGCAGTGCCCTAATTTGGCTATGCCATTAAATTGGGAATAAAAGGCAGTATCCTCACCATCGCGCAGGGCCAAATCCGCATCCAATAATTGAACGAGTTCTTTAAAGGCCGCATTGCCGGAATCAGTTCTAAGTAGTTCTTCCTGTTTCATATGCTTAAACGGAAATGGTGACTCCTTGGGCCTTGGCGCCATCGGCGTCAAAATAAAAATCGATCCGGCCCAGGTTTACTCCAAAACACCCCACTTGGTTCACTAAAATATCACGTCCGCCGGCATTGGTCACTATGGTGGGCCGTTCTAAAAAGGTGTGGGTATGGCCCCCAATAATCAGATCGGTGTGTTGGGTTCGTTGAGCCAGGGTAAGGTCGTCCGGCTTATTTTCGTTTTCGTAGCTATAGCCCAAATGGGAGAGGCAAATGACCACATCGCACTTTTCTGTTTCCCTTAACTGTGTTTCCATATCCAAGGCAATTTCATAAGGATCCAGATATTCGGTTTCCTTGTACAATTTTTTGGTTACCAAACCGGCCAGTTGAATACCGATGCCATATATACCCACTTTGATACCATCTCGTAAATAGGTTTTGTAGGGTTTTGTGTAACCGTCCAAAACGGTATTGGAAAAATCGTAATTGGCGATAAGAAAATCAAAACTGGCGTAGGGGATTTGGGCCAAAAGACCGTCAATGCCATTATCAAAATCGTGGTTCCCTATCGTTGAGGCGTCATATTTTAATTTGCTCATCAACTTAAATTCCAGTTCGCCTCCGTAAAAATTAAAATAGGGGGTACCCTGAAAAATATCACCGGCATCCAAAAGCAGGGTATTTGGATTTTCTTCCCGTATGCTTTGAACCAAACCTGCCCTGCGGGCCAGCCCTCCCAATCCGGGAAAGTCTGCATGATCCACGGGAAAAGGGTCAATGTGGCTATGCACGTCATTGGTGTGCAGAACGGTCAAGTGTTTTTTTCTGTCCGAACAGGAACCTAGGGAAAGGCCACCTGCCGATAGCAAAACCGACCCCGCCATCGTTTGTGCAACAAATTGTCTTCTATCCATTATTAAGTTCAAAAATCAAGTTCAAATTCAATATAGCTGTTGGCCGTTGTTTGTTCGTTGTTTGTTAATTGTTTGTTATTAGATGAAAACACCAAATACAAGTATCAAGTCTGTTTTCGCCAGCTATTTCACTAACCCCTAGGTCCCTAACTACCCAAATCCAACACTCATTCCACCTTATAATATCTCAGATCCACTTTAGGGGAAAGCGTATCCACTTTGGTAAAATAATCGATCATGGCACTCCTAATTTTATAGTCGATGTCCGTCACTTCCAAGGCATCCTTAAAAAACATCATATCATCACCACCGGATACTAAGTAGTCTGATGTGGCCACATAATAGTTTTTGTCCTCATCAAAGGGCTCGCCTCTGATTTTTAGCGATTTTATACTATCGTCCTTGTTCAATACCAACTGAATACCGGCAACGGGATGGGCCCTTTTAGATCGGATAAGATAGTTCAACATGTCCTTGACGGATTTTCCGCGCAGTTCCACCACGGCAATATTGTTTTCAAAAGGCATTACCTCAAAGGCTGTACGGGCCGATACCTTCCCTTTTGTGATACTGGAGCGAATACCCCCATGGTTCAATAACACAAAATCCAGGTTCTTTCCAGTCCTACTTTTAAAAAGGGGAGCGGCCTGTTCCAGAATTATATCGGCCATAAGATTACCAGCGGTAGTATTATATGGACCATCAGTTTTGGTTATGTCCCATGGAGCGTAGGCCAAGGCACTGTCCAATACTTCTTCCACATGAGTGTGATAGGGCAGAATAAAGGAGGCGATTGAGTCTACAATAGCATCTGTACTGTCAATAACTATTTGTTTGCCTTCAATTTTAGTGAGGAGCTCAGTATTGTTTTGACATGAGATACAATATAAAAAAGTTATAAATATAACAAAATGTTTTATTTTTAAAACGTCAAAGTGTTTTAACTTCGTCATACAGTTGAACGGATATTATTTACATTTGTAGAAATGTAAAAATACATGTTTTTAAAAGGAATTAAGGACAAGTTTAAGCAGAAATCCGGTCTAAAATATATTAAACAGGAACTTGAAAAACCTGTCAATAAGAGTACCGGAAAGAAAGGAATACGTTCTTTGGGTTGCATTGTGGATTTGGACAAGTTTGATAAATCTGACCTATTTTATCAGTTTTTGGACGATTTTTCCTTGAGGCCAAACGCGGTCAAGATTATAGGCTATAAGAGTTTTTACGATAAAAATTCCCCGTACTCAACGCCCATATTTTCTGACAAGGATTTAGGGTGGAACGGCGACATCCAAAATAGTTATGCACTGGAGTTCCTGAGCAGGGAATATGATTTGTTGGTAAACTATTATGACGAGAACAACCTGCTTTTAAACCTGATGTCCATTAAGACAAGGGCAAGGATGAAAGTAGGTTTTGGAACAGTTGGCCCAGATTTCAACGACCTAATTCTAGAAACCCCAATATCCGATTTTAAAACGTTCAAGGCTGAGTTAAAAAAGTATTTAGGCGTTTTTAAAGAAATATAATTATGGAAAAGTTAAAGGGAACAGGTGTGGCATTGATAACCCCGTTTACGGCTGAAGGCCATGTAGACGTGGAGGCTTTGGCGGAAATAGTCTCTTTTAACATAAATGGCGGAGTGGATTATTTGGTGGCCTTGGGCACAACGGCAGAATCTGTCACCCTAACCAAGTACGAAAAAAAACAGGTCATTGATACCATAGTGGCCGCCAATAATGGCCAATTGCCTTTGGTGATTGGGATTGGGGGCAACAATACGGCGGCTCTCGTAGAGGAACTACAGACCATGGACCTTTCCAGTTTTGATGCGGTTCTTTCCGTTTCGCCTTATTACAACAGACCTACCCAAGAAGGTATTTACCAACATTTTAAGGCTATTTCAGAAGCTTCCCCATTACCCATAATCCTTTACAATGTTCCTGGCAGGACCGGCAGTAACATGTTACCGAGTACTACCTTGCGCCTAGCACGGGATTTTGAGAATATCGTGGCTATTAAGGAAGCCTGTGGTAACATGGTCCAGGTCATGGAATTGATAGACCATAGACCGGAAGGATTTTTGGTACTTTCTGGTGATGACATAACGGCGTTGCCCACCATATTGGCAGGCGGGGAAGGGGTGATTTCCGTCATAGGACAAGGATTGCCCTTGGAATTTTCTCAAATGGTGGGTCTGGGAATGGACGGTAAAAATGATGAGGCCTATCATTTACATTATATGCTACAGGAGGGTATGGGCCTTATTTTTGAGGAAGGTAACCCTGCTGGTATCAAGGCGATATTTGAGATATTAGGTATGTGTCGGGCATCGGTAAGACTGCCGTTGTTGGAGGCTACCCCGGGTTTAAAGAACAAAATAGCCAATTTTATAGCTTCGCTTACAAGAGTTCCTGCATAGACCTTAGCGTTAAAACTAACACAAATCCCAATGGTTTATCTTTAGGTCTCCCTATTTTTGACGGTTTAAAAATGTTTTTTAAATCCATTGATAATCATTAATTTTGCAAAATATTTTTTACAATGAGGCAATTTTTTGTTTTGGGTCTGTTGTTGGCTATGTTACAATCTTGTAGCGAGTATCAAAAAGTACTCAAGAAGGATGATGTGAAGGCCAAATATGATTTGGCCGAAAAATATTATGACGAGGGCGATTTTAAACGGGCCAACCGTTTGTTCGAGCAAATCGCTCCCAAATATGTAGGAAAGCCTCAGGGAGAAAGGGTTATGTTCTTCTTGGCCAACAGTTATTTTGAGCGAGGGGATTACAATATGGCCGGGTATCAGTTCGAACGCTTTATAAAATCGTATCCCAAAAGTGAGAAATTGGCAGAAGCCAGCTTCTTAGGAGCCAAAAGCTATTACATGCTTTCCCCACGATATTCCTTGGACCAAACGGATACGGACAAGGCCTTGGCCAAATTACAGAACTTTATCAACGTGTATACGGAATCTGAATATTTTACGGAAGCCAATGCCATGGCCCAAGAGCTTACAACAAAAAAGGAAAAAAAGGCGTTTGAGATATTAAAGCAGTATAATAGGCTTGGTGAATTTAATTATGACATGCTAAAATCCGCTATTGCCGCCAGTGAGAATTTCATTTCGGATTTTCCTGGTTCCATTTACAGGGAAGATGCTTACTTTGTGAAAGTAGATGCCTTGACCCATTTGGCGATGAACAGTTTTGAAAGCTTACAGCAGGAAAGACTTGCGGAGGCCCGGGAAGCATATAACGTCCTAAAAAAGCAATATCCAAACACGAAATACGAAAAAGAATCCGCTAATCTCCTTGAGAGGATTAACAAGGAATCACAAAAATTCATCACAGAAGAATCAAAATAAATAGTTTTCATTATGAACATGAACGATTTAAAAAACTCCAAAGCGCCCGTATCAACGGTAACCATCAACAGAAACGAGTTTGATGCCCCTACCGATAATATCTATGAGGCCATTTCCATTGCCGCCAAGCGTGCCGTGCAAATCAATTCCGAAATCAAAAAGGAATTATTGGAAAAACTGGAGGAGTTCGCCACCTATAGCGATAGCTTGGAGGAGGTTTTCGAAAACAAGGAGCAAATTGAAGTCTCCAAGTTTTATGAAAAGCTACCCAAACCCCATGCTCTGGCCGTAGAGGAATGGTTGAACGATAAAATTTACCACAGAAATACGGAGAAAGACGCATAGGAACCATGTTGAACGGCAAAAACATCCTCTTAGGCATTACCGGAGGGATTGCCGCGTACAAAACGACGTTTCTTGTTCGTTTATTGATAAAGGCTGGCGCTAACGTTAAGATTGTTCTTACCGAGAGCGCCAGCTCCTTTGTTTCCCCATTGGCCCTTGCCACGCTTTCCAAAAATCCAGTAGTATCCAATTTTGTTAAGACGGAAAACAATACTACGGATTGGAACAACCATGTGGAATTGGGACTTTGGGCCGATTTGATGTTGATTGCCCCGGCAACGGCAAATACCTTGTCCAAAATGGCCAATGGTGCATCGGATAACCTCTTGTTAGCCTGCTATCTCTCCGCTAAATGTCCCGTTTTTTTTGCCCCTGCCATGGATTTGGATATGTACCAACATCCATCGACCAAAAATTCCCTTGAGACGTTACAATCTTTTGGTAATATTATGATACCTGCCACTTCAGGGGAATTGGCAAGTGGCCTCCATGGAGAAGGAAGAATGGCCGAGCCTGAAGATATTGTCACTTTTATCAAAAATTATCTATCGGATGGGCTGCCTCTAAAAGAAAAAAAAGTCCTGATAACCGCTGGACCTACCTATGAGGCCATTGATCCCGTACGTTTTATAGGAAACCATTCCTCCGGATTAATGGGCTTTGAATTGGCGCGGGCGGCGGCAGCTCTGGGTGCGAATGTGGTTTTGGTATCCGGACCTTCAAAGTATGATGTAAAGGATGACGGTATCCGGTTGATCAGGGTGGTTTCTGCAGAGGAGATGTATGAAGAAGCCCATCCCCATTTTTCGGAGTCCGATATTGTGATATGTGCTGCAGCGGTGGCCGATTATAGACCAAAGAACAAATCAGAACAAAAAATTAAGAAGTCCGATACGGATTTGGAAATACAATTGGTAAGGAATAGGGATATTTTGTATTCCTTCGGGCAGGAGAAACAATCGCAGTATTTGGTAGGTTTCGCCCTGGAAACCGAGAACGAAATCGAAAACGCCAAGGAAAAGCTAAAGCGCAAGAATTTGGACGCCATCGTGTTGAATTCATTAAATGACCAAGGTGCAGGATTTGGAGGGAATACCAATAAAATTAGCTTTATAGATACCAATTTGGATATCCAAACGTTTGAATTAAAAACCAAGGCCGATGTGGCCAAGGATATTCTATATGAAATCGTTAAAAGACGTTATGCGTAAGCTGTTTCCCGTTTTAATTCTATTTTTCACCTTTGTTTCGCTTCATGCGCAGGAATTGAACTGTACGGTAACGATAAATTCCGATCAGGTCTCCCAGACCAATCAGCAAATATTTAAAACCTTGGAGCGCTCCTTGAGTGATTTTGTGAACAAGAATAAGTGGACCAATAGGGTCTACAAGGAAAATGAACGAGTCAACGCTCAAATGTTCATTACGATTACGGACTATGAATCTGACCGATTTAGCGGTAATATTCAAATACAGTCCTCACGCCCCGTTTACAATACTTCGTATGAAAGTCCGGTGTTTAATTACAAGGACAATCAATTGAACTTTCAATACATAGAATTCCAACCTTTGGTATTCAATGAAAATGTATTTGAGTCCAATCTAGTGGCCGTAGTGGCTTACTATGTGTACGTGATTTTAGGCTTGGATGCCGATACTTTTTCTTTGGAAGGTGGTACCGATTATTACAGAAAGGCACAGAGCATAGTGACCCAGGCCCAGGGAAGTAATTATTCCGGCTGGGCACAAACTACCGATAGAAGTCGGTTTGAATTGGTAGACAATTTGCTTTCCAATACCTATAAGGAGTACAGGGTTGCCATGTATAATTACCATAGAAAGGGCTTGGATATTTTAGCGGACAACAACAGTACCGGTAAGCAGATTATTGCAGGTACCATGAAATTGTTTGAAACTATGATCAACAGAAGGCCCAATGCTTTTTTGATACAGACGTTCTTCGATGCCAAGTCAGAAGAAATCCAAAATATCTTTTCAGATGGTCCCAAGGTAGATATCGTTAAGTTAAAGGAGACCCTCAACAAAATTGCTCCTTTATATTCCAGTACCTGGAACGATATTAAATATTAATTTTTTTTGGCTAGTTTTTAGGCAACTAGGGTTAAGTGAACTTGTATGTAAAAACATGCATGACACATGAATTTGCTTCTTGCCTTTATATTTTGTTTTTTCCAACAACCAACAACCAACAACCAACAACCAACAACCAACAACCAACAACCAACAATCAACAGCTAATGGCTAAAAGCCAAAAGCTATATTGAACTTGATTCTTGAGTTTGACCTTGAATTTGATAACTGAAATAGATTACCTTTGGGTTTCAAAATTTCAACGATTTGTTAACCAATCTTTCCATCGATAATTACGCCTTAATTGATAGCTTGGAAGTAAGCTTGGAGGCTGGTTTCACGATTATTACCGGAGAAACAGGTGCAGGTAAATCCATCTTTTTAGGGGGGCTTTCCTTGGTTTTGGGAAAAAGGGCCGATTTATCTTCCCTAAGGGACAAGGAACGAAAGTGTATTATAGAGGCGTATTTTCAAATTAAGGACTATGGCTTAAAATCTTTTTTTGAGGAAAACGACTTGGATTATGAGGACAGCACGGTCATACGAAGGGAGATTCTGCCCAGTGGAAAGTCGCGAGCCTTTATCAATGATTCTCCGGTTACCTTGGATGTACTTACTCAACTAGGGGATAGATTGATTGACATCCATTCCCAACATCAGACACTAAGGTTGACCGAAAATGATTTTCAATTAAAATTGATTGATGCCCTAGCCAATAATACAGGTCGCCTTTCTGATTTTAGAAGAACCCTATCCAAATATTCGGCGACCAAAAAAGAACTTAATGAACTTCAGGAATTCCAAAACAATGCCTTGAAGGAACAGGACTATAATGACTTTCTGCTGACGGAGTTGGAAGCGGCACCGCTCAAGGA
This window of the Maribacter cobaltidurans genome carries:
- a CDS encoding DUF2971 domain-containing protein: MKNINYPTIIYKYRDWNNPYHKNILLSNELYLSSPKDFNDPFDCRIYKNFTILDSKEKIELFIENFCEKHGEYLIDENRDVESVKNDLRKSLSNLAEFQRMQEFAESKAMDENYGILSLTARWNSILMWSHYGNNHQGFCIGFNEEKMRNSGLFNNGGPVTYRNDFPEINPLTEEESLEVMFLQTHSKAKDWTYEKEYRLIKLFYPDTPTNDERKVFVSDNLIEEVNLGLNISQENREQIVLECKRRNIPVFQLIKEPFKFELNRTKL
- a CDS encoding tyrosine-type recombinase/integrase, which produces MAHIFRHGFTTHLRNYKLDFRQIQVILGHGWSKTMEIYSHVATNTFKSIENPLD
- a CDS encoding GNAT family N-acetyltransferase, with product MKQEELLRTDSGNAAFKELVQLLDADLALRDGEDTAFYSQFNGIAKLGHCIVYSLNGTALGCGAFKQFDDNSIEVKRMYVDPKMRGKGIASKILKALEAWARELGFTYCVLETGLRQPEAIALYKKNGYTVTANYPPYVGVDNSVCFRKKLDL
- a CDS encoding bifunctional metallophosphatase/5'-nucleotidase yields the protein MDRRQFVAQTMAGSVLLSAGGLSLGSCSDRKKHLTVLHTNDVHSHIDPFPVDHADFPGLGGLARRAGLVQSIREENPNTLLLDAGDIFQGTPYFNFYGGELEFKLMSKLKYDASTIGNHDFDNGIDGLLAQIPYASFDFLIANYDFSNTVLDGYTKPYKTYLRDGIKVGIYGIGIQLAGLVTKKLYKETEYLDPYEIALDMETQLRETEKCDVVICLSHLGYSYENENKPDDLTLAQRTQHTDLIIGGHTHTFLERPTIVTNAGGRDILVNQVGCFGVNLGRIDFYFDADGAKAQGVTISV
- a CDS encoding 5'-nucleotidase C-terminal domain-containing protein, encoding MTKLKHFDVLKIKHFVIFITFLYCISCQNNTELLTKIEGKQIVIDSTDAIVDSIASFILPYHTHVEEVLDSALAYAPWDITKTDGPYNTTAGNLMADIILEQAAPLFKSRTGKNLDFVLLNHGGIRSSITKGKVSARTAFEVMPFENNIAVVELRGKSVKDMLNYLIRSKRAHPVAGIQLVLNKDDSIKSLKIRGEPFDEDKNYYVATSDYLVSGGDDMMFFKDALEVTDIDYKIRSAMIDYFTKVDTLSPKVDLRYYKVE
- a CDS encoding DUF6913 domain-containing protein, whose translation is MFLKGIKDKFKQKSGLKYIKQELEKPVNKSTGKKGIRSLGCIVDLDKFDKSDLFYQFLDDFSLRPNAVKIIGYKSFYDKNSPYSTPIFSDKDLGWNGDIQNSYALEFLSREYDLLVNYYDENNLLLNLMSIKTRARMKVGFGTVGPDFNDLILETPISDFKTFKAELKKYLGVFKEI
- the dapA gene encoding 4-hydroxy-tetrahydrodipicolinate synthase, which produces MEKLKGTGVALITPFTAEGHVDVEALAEIVSFNINGGVDYLVALGTTAESVTLTKYEKKQVIDTIVAANNGQLPLVIGIGGNNTAALVEELQTMDLSSFDAVLSVSPYYNRPTQEGIYQHFKAISEASPLPIILYNVPGRTGSNMLPSTTLRLARDFENIVAIKEACGNMVQVMELIDHRPEGFLVLSGDDITALPTILAGGEGVISVIGQGLPLEFSQMVGLGMDGKNDEAYHLHYMLQEGMGLIFEEGNPAGIKAIFEILGMCRASVRLPLLEATPGLKNKIANFIASLTRVPA
- a CDS encoding outer membrane protein assembly factor BamD, producing the protein MRQFFVLGLLLAMLQSCSEYQKVLKKDDVKAKYDLAEKYYDEGDFKRANRLFEQIAPKYVGKPQGERVMFFLANSYFERGDYNMAGYQFERFIKSYPKSEKLAEASFLGAKSYYMLSPRYSLDQTDTDKALAKLQNFINVYTESEYFTEANAMAQELTTKKEKKAFEILKQYNRLGEFNYDMLKSAIAASENFISDFPGSIYREDAYFVKVDALTHLAMNSFESLQQERLAEAREAYNVLKKQYPNTKYEKESANLLERINKESQKFITEESK
- a CDS encoding DNA-directed RNA polymerase subunit omega, giving the protein MNMNDLKNSKAPVSTVTINRNEFDAPTDNIYEAISIAAKRAVQINSEIKKELLEKLEEFATYSDSLEEVFENKEQIEVSKFYEKLPKPHALAVEEWLNDKIYHRNTEKDA
- the coaBC gene encoding bifunctional phosphopantothenoylcysteine decarboxylase/phosphopantothenate--cysteine ligase CoaBC, coding for MLNGKNILLGITGGIAAYKTTFLVRLLIKAGANVKIVLTESASSFVSPLALATLSKNPVVSNFVKTENNTTDWNNHVELGLWADLMLIAPATANTLSKMANGASDNLLLACYLSAKCPVFFAPAMDLDMYQHPSTKNSLETLQSFGNIMIPATSGELASGLHGEGRMAEPEDIVTFIKNYLSDGLPLKEKKVLITAGPTYEAIDPVRFIGNHSSGLMGFELARAAAALGANVVLVSGPSKYDVKDDGIRLIRVVSAEEMYEEAHPHFSESDIVICAAAVADYRPKNKSEQKIKKSDTDLEIQLVRNRDILYSFGQEKQSQYLVGFALETENEIENAKEKLKRKNLDAIVLNSLNDQGAGFGGNTNKISFIDTNLDIQTFELKTKADVAKDILYEIVKRRYA
- the porD gene encoding type IX secretion system protein PorD, with the protein product MRKLFPVLILFFTFVSLHAQELNCTVTINSDQVSQTNQQIFKTLERSLSDFVNKNKWTNRVYKENERVNAQMFITITDYESDRFSGNIQIQSSRPVYNTSYESPVFNYKDNQLNFQYIEFQPLVFNENVFESNLVAVVAYYVYVILGLDADTFSLEGGTDYYRKAQSIVTQAQGSNYSGWAQTTDRSRFELVDNLLSNTYKEYRVAMYNYHRKGLDILADNNSTGKQIIAGTMKLFETMINRRPNAFLIQTFFDAKSEEIQNIFSDGPKVDIVKLKETLNKIAPLYSSTWNDIKY